From the genome of Thermoflexus hugenholtzii JAD2, one region includes:
- a CDS encoding radical SAM protein — translation MRYAERPLLIYWELTRACDLACRHCRAEAIPQRDPRELSTEEGFALLERLTAFGDPRPHLVLTGGDPLKRPDLFDLIAEARRLGFLVALTPSGTYALTEAAIDRLKAAGIWMLALSLDGSTAARHDALRGVPGSFAQTVRAARWAAAAGLPFQINTLVCAETLEDLPAIVERVRELGARRWSLFFLIPTGRGRLLREISPEESERLMHWLIDLAPQVPFEIKTTEAHHYRRVLVQRANGHLPPAARRGFGVRDGNGIMFISHIGEIYPSGFLPIPLGNVRREDPVAIYREHPLFVALRDPDALKGKCGRCPFRAICGGSRARAYAVTGDPLESDPLCPYLPA, via the coding sequence ATGCGCTACGCGGAGCGCCCGTTGCTCATCTACTGGGAGCTGACCCGCGCGTGCGATCTGGCCTGCCGGCATTGCCGGGCGGAGGCCATCCCCCAGCGGGATCCGCGGGAGCTCTCCACGGAGGAAGGCTTCGCCCTGCTGGAGCGCCTGACGGCCTTCGGAGATCCCCGGCCCCACCTCGTGTTAACAGGAGGGGATCCTCTGAAGCGCCCGGATCTCTTCGATCTGATCGCGGAGGCCCGACGCCTGGGCTTTCTGGTGGCGCTGACCCCCAGCGGCACCTACGCCCTCACGGAGGCGGCGATCGACCGGCTGAAGGCCGCAGGGATCTGGATGCTGGCCCTGAGCCTGGATGGGTCCACGGCGGCGCGGCACGACGCCCTGCGGGGGGTGCCGGGGAGCTTCGCCCAGACCGTGCGGGCAGCCCGCTGGGCAGCGGCGGCCGGGTTGCCCTTCCAGATCAACACCCTGGTATGCGCCGAGACCCTGGAGGATCTCCCGGCCATAGTGGAGCGGGTGAGGGAGCTGGGGGCCCGCCGCTGGAGCCTCTTCTTCCTGATCCCCACCGGCCGCGGCCGGCTCCTCCGCGAGATCTCGCCAGAGGAGAGCGAACGCCTGATGCACTGGCTCATCGACCTGGCCCCCCAGGTGCCCTTCGAGATCAAGACCACCGAGGCCCATCACTACCGTCGGGTCCTGGTGCAGCGGGCGAACGGTCATCTGCCTCCCGCCGCGCGCCGCGGGTTTGGGGTTCGGGATGGCAACGGCATCATGTTCATCTCCCACATCGGGGAGATCTATCCCTCGGGCTTCCTGCCCATCCCGCTGGGGAACGTGCGCCGGGAGGACCCGGTGGCCATCTATCGGGAGCATCCCCTCTTCGTCGCCCTGCGGGATCCGGACGCGCTGAAGGGGAAATGCGGGCGCTGTCCTTTCCGGGCCATCTGCGGCGGATCCCGGGCCCGGGCTTATGCCGTCACCGGGGATCCCCTGGAGAGCGATCCCCTGTGCCCGTATCTCCCGGCATAA
- the hemL gene encoding glutamate-1-semialdehyde 2,1-aminomutase: MQAERSEQLFALAQTVMPGGVSSPVRAFRAVGGTPRFIARGKGAYLYDVDGNRYIDYVGSWGALILGHAHPAVVRALREAIRRGTSFGAPTEAELALALRIREAFPSIEKIRFVNSGTEATMSALRVARAATGRSKILQFEGAYHGHADFLLARAGSGLATFGLPASAGVPSAWVQDTLVAPYNDLEAVAALFERFPDQIAAVIVEPVAGNMGVVPPKPGFLEGLRDLTRRHGALLVFDEVITGFRVGPGGAQGLYEIKPDLTCLGKIIGGGLPIGAYGGRADLMDLVAPVGPVYQAGTLSGNPLSMAAGRATLEQLTPVLYQQLEERAAQLAEGLRAAAEEAGVPVRIHRVGSMLSVFFTEAEVVDFATASATDRARYARFFHAMLTRGVYLPPSPLEAWFVSAAHTDDHIARTLRAAREAFREVARGGV, encoded by the coding sequence ATGCAGGCCGAGCGTTCGGAGCAGCTTTTCGCGCTGGCCCAAACCGTGATGCCCGGAGGGGTCTCGAGCCCGGTGCGGGCTTTCCGGGCGGTGGGGGGCACGCCCCGCTTCATCGCCCGCGGGAAGGGGGCTTACCTCTACGATGTGGACGGCAACCGCTACATCGACTACGTGGGCTCGTGGGGTGCGCTGATCCTGGGCCATGCGCATCCGGCGGTGGTCCGCGCCCTGCGGGAGGCGATCCGACGCGGAACCAGCTTCGGCGCCCCCACCGAGGCCGAGCTGGCGCTGGCCCTCCGCATCCGGGAGGCCTTCCCTTCCATCGAAAAAATTCGATTTGTGAACTCGGGGACCGAGGCGACGATGAGCGCGCTGCGGGTGGCCCGAGCGGCGACCGGCCGCTCGAAGATCCTCCAGTTCGAGGGGGCCTACCACGGGCATGCGGATTTCCTGTTGGCCCGGGCGGGCTCGGGGCTGGCCACCTTCGGGCTCCCCGCCAGCGCCGGCGTCCCCTCCGCCTGGGTCCAGGACACCCTGGTGGCGCCCTACAACGATCTGGAGGCTGTGGCCGCCCTCTTTGAGCGGTTCCCCGACCAGATCGCCGCGGTGATCGTGGAGCCGGTGGCGGGGAACATGGGGGTGGTCCCGCCGAAGCCCGGCTTCCTGGAGGGACTGCGGGACCTCACCCGCCGCCACGGGGCGCTGCTCGTTTTCGATGAGGTGATCACCGGCTTCCGGGTCGGCCCGGGCGGTGCCCAGGGGCTTTACGAGATAAAGCCGGACCTCACCTGCCTGGGGAAGATCATCGGCGGGGGGCTGCCCATCGGGGCCTACGGGGGACGGGCGGACCTGATGGACCTGGTGGCGCCGGTGGGCCCGGTGTATCAGGCCGGCACCCTCTCGGGCAATCCCCTCTCGATGGCCGCCGGGCGGGCCACCCTGGAGCAGCTCACCCCGGTCCTTTACCAGCAGCTGGAGGAGCGCGCCGCGCAGCTGGCGGAGGGCCTGCGGGCCGCCGCCGAGGAGGCGGGCGTGCCGGTCCGCATCCACCGGGTGGGCTCCATGCTCAGCGTCTTCTTCACGGAGGCCGAGGTGGTGGATTTCGCAACGGCCTCCGCCACCGACCGCGCCCGCTACGCCCGCTTCTTCCACGCGATGCTGACTCGCGGGGTCTACCTGCCTCCCTCCCCCCTGGAGGCGTGGTTCGTCTCCGCCGCCCACACCGATGACCACATCGCGCGCACCCTGCGGGCGGCGCGGGAGGCGTTCCGGGAGGTGGCCCGTGGCGGCGTTTAA
- the hemE gene encoding uroporphyrinogen decarboxylase, whose translation MAAFNDRFLRACRREPVDVTPVWFMRQAGRYLPEYRALRARYAFLDLCRQPELAVEITCMPLRRFAVDAAILFSDLTIPLLGMGIPLALEEGSGPVIESPLRRDADVVRLRTLEPEADVPFVLEAIRMLRAELPVPLIGFLGGPFTLACYLVEGRAARDFARARALMFAAPATWHALMERLTESLIRYARSQIAAGVHALQIFESWIGLLHPLDYRAFVRPYLCRLMEALQPSGIPLILFGTGTAALLEDLAEAGASVIGLDWRVPLDAAWARLGDRVALQGNLDPAVLLAPFEVVAAHAERILRQAGGRPGHIFNTGHGLLPETPPDTVARLVDWVHAYRGDLQGGP comes from the coding sequence GTGGCGGCGTTTAACGACCGCTTCCTGCGGGCCTGCCGCCGGGAGCCGGTAGACGTTACCCCGGTCTGGTTCATGCGGCAGGCCGGCCGCTATCTCCCGGAATACCGCGCCCTGCGGGCGCGATATGCCTTCCTGGACCTCTGTCGCCAGCCGGAGCTGGCCGTGGAGATCACTTGCATGCCCCTGCGGCGCTTTGCCGTCGACGCGGCTATCCTGTTCTCCGACCTGACCATCCCCCTCCTGGGCATGGGTATCCCCCTCGCCCTGGAGGAGGGCTCCGGCCCGGTGATCGAATCCCCCCTCCGTCGGGATGCGGATGTGGTCCGCCTGCGGACCCTGGAGCCCGAGGCCGACGTCCCCTTTGTCCTGGAGGCCATCCGCATGCTGCGGGCGGAGCTCCCCGTGCCGCTCATCGGATTCCTGGGAGGGCCCTTCACCCTGGCCTGCTACCTGGTGGAGGGTCGGGCGGCGCGGGATTTCGCCCGGGCGCGGGCCCTGATGTTCGCCGCGCCGGCCACCTGGCATGCTCTAATGGAGCGCCTGACGGAAAGCCTGATCCGCTACGCCCGCTCCCAGATCGCCGCCGGCGTCCACGCCCTCCAGATCTTCGAGAGCTGGATCGGCCTCCTCCACCCTCTGGACTACCGGGCCTTCGTCCGGCCTTACCTGTGCCGCCTGATGGAAGCCCTGCAGCCGTCCGGGATCCCCCTGATCCTCTTCGGGACTGGGACGGCGGCCCTGTTGGAGGATCTGGCGGAGGCCGGGGCGTCCGTGATCGGGCTCGACTGGCGGGTGCCGCTGGACGCGGCCTGGGCGCGCCTGGGGGATCGGGTGGCTCTCCAAGGAAACCTGGATCCGGCGGTGCTGCTGGCGCCCTTCGAGGTGGTGGCCGCCCATGCGGAGCGGATCCTGCGGCAGGCCGGTGGCCGGCCCGGCCATATCTTCAACACCGGCCACGGGCTGCTGCCGGAGACCCCGCCGGACACCGTGGCCCGCCTGGTGGATTGGGTGCATGCCTATCGAGGGGATCTCCAAGGAGGGCCATGA
- the hemG gene encoding protoporphyrinogen oxidase, with product MRVVIVGGGIAGLSAAYFLERAMAPGGGPVEIFLVERASRLGGKILTLREEGFIVEGGPDSFLRAKPEGMALLRALGLESEAVAPRARAVYVLRRGRLHPIPEALLALRPDPQAVLRAGGLSWRGRLRALLEPWVPPRREDGDEPLAAFLRRRFGRAFAEAIAEPLTAGVHAGDPERLSAQALYPHLLALERRFGSLARGLRAARPAAPSGPAFVSLRAGMEALVDRLSASLRRTRILAGRAVIGLAPRREGRAFRYLVAMADGETLEADGVMLAVPAFEAARWLAPFAPEAAARLREIPFVSTAVITLAFRREQVAHPLNGSGFLVPRAEAFPLTGCTWTSSKWPGRASEGRVLLRAFVGRAGDADALAREDPELIRMAVEALRPLLGLQGSPLRAWVHRWPEGMPQYTVGHLERLAAIEVALRPFPRLCLIGASYRGVGIPDLIRQAREAARLLLGEETDPSGPPR from the coding sequence ATGCGCGTGGTGATCGTCGGCGGGGGGATCGCCGGGCTGAGCGCGGCGTATTTCCTGGAGCGCGCGATGGCCCCGGGAGGCGGGCCGGTCGAGATCTTCCTGGTCGAACGGGCTTCGCGCCTGGGCGGGAAGATCCTCACGCTGCGGGAGGAAGGATTCATCGTCGAGGGAGGGCCGGATTCGTTCCTCCGGGCGAAGCCCGAGGGGATGGCGTTGCTGCGCGCGCTGGGGCTGGAAAGCGAGGCGGTGGCCCCCCGGGCACGCGCCGTGTATGTGCTGCGCCGGGGCCGGCTCCACCCGATCCCCGAGGCGTTGCTGGCCCTGCGCCCGGATCCCCAGGCGGTGCTGCGAGCGGGGGGCCTTTCGTGGCGAGGGCGGCTTCGGGCGCTGCTGGAGCCGTGGGTGCCGCCGCGCCGGGAGGACGGCGACGAGCCCCTGGCGGCCTTCCTGCGCCGCCGTTTCGGCCGCGCCTTCGCCGAGGCCATCGCGGAGCCGCTGACAGCAGGGGTCCATGCGGGGGATCCCGAGCGCCTGAGCGCGCAGGCGCTTTATCCCCATCTCCTCGCCCTGGAGCGGCGCTTCGGCAGCCTGGCCCGGGGGCTGCGGGCCGCTCGCCCCGCTGCACCCTCCGGCCCGGCGTTTGTCTCCCTGCGCGCGGGCATGGAGGCGCTGGTGGACCGGCTGTCCGCTTCTCTTCGGCGAACCCGCATCCTCGCCGGGCGCGCGGTCATCGGCCTGGCCCCGCGCCGCGAAGGCCGCGCTTTCCGCTATCTGGTGGCGATGGCGGACGGAGAGACGCTGGAGGCCGACGGGGTGATGCTGGCCGTCCCGGCCTTCGAGGCGGCGCGGTGGCTGGCCCCCTTCGCCCCCGAGGCCGCCGCGCGGCTGCGGGAGATCCCCTTCGTCTCCACCGCGGTGATCACCCTGGCCTTCCGGCGGGAGCAGGTGGCCCATCCCCTGAATGGAAGCGGCTTCCTGGTGCCCCGGGCGGAGGCCTTCCCGCTGACCGGATGCACGTGGACTTCTTCCAAGTGGCCGGGGCGGGCGTCGGAAGGCCGCGTCCTGCTGCGCGCCTTCGTCGGTCGGGCGGGGGATGCCGATGCCCTCGCGCGGGAGGACCCTGAGCTGATCCGGATGGCGGTGGAGGCCCTGCGCCCGCTCCTGGGCCTGCAGGGGAGTCCGCTCCGCGCTTGGGTGCACCGCTGGCCGGAGGGGATGCCCCAGTATACCGTGGGGCACCTGGAGCGCCTGGCCGCCATCGAGGTGGCGTTGCGTCCCTTCCCCCGCCTGTGCCTCATCGGCGCTTCGTATCGTGGGGTGGGCATCCCCGATCTCATCCGGCAGGCCCGAGAGGCAGCCCGGCTTCTCCTGGGGGAGGAAACGGACCCTTCGGGACCCCCGCGCTGA
- the hemH gene encoding ferrochelatase: MARIGVLLMAYGTPSSLEEVEAYYTHIRGGRPPSPEQVEDLQARYRRIGGRSPLLEITLRQAEALAARLARIALGHSFHVRVGMRHAPPFIEEAVSELVREGIDRLIALALAPHFSRMSVGAYHAAMRRALAAHAAALPVVEIGGWGDHPLFLMAMAEGLREALADLPPDATEVIFTAHSLPARLRAEGDPYEVELLDSARRVARMVGWTRWRFAYQSASATGEPWLGPDLLEVLEDIARKREAQHVVVCPIGFVADHLEILYDLDVEAREAAARWGLDFRRTRSLNDDPLLIEALAALVCEAVARG; this comes from the coding sequence ATGGCCCGCATCGGCGTGTTGTTGATGGCCTATGGGACGCCCTCCTCGCTGGAGGAGGTGGAGGCTTACTACACCCACATCCGGGGAGGACGTCCGCCGTCGCCGGAGCAGGTGGAGGACCTGCAAGCGCGCTACCGGCGCATCGGCGGGCGTTCCCCGCTCCTGGAGATCACGCTCCGGCAGGCCGAGGCCCTGGCGGCCCGGCTGGCCCGGATCGCCCTCGGCCACTCCTTCCACGTTCGGGTCGGCATGCGCCATGCGCCTCCTTTTATCGAAGAAGCCGTCTCCGAGTTGGTGAGGGAAGGCATCGATCGCCTGATCGCCCTGGCGCTGGCGCCGCATTTCTCCCGCATGAGCGTGGGCGCCTACCACGCCGCGATGCGCCGGGCCCTCGCGGCCCATGCCGCTGCCCTCCCCGTAGTGGAGATCGGGGGCTGGGGCGACCATCCGCTGTTCCTCATGGCCATGGCGGAGGGCCTGCGGGAGGCCCTGGCGGATCTGCCCCCTGACGCGACCGAGGTGATCTTCACCGCCCACAGCCTCCCGGCCCGGCTACGCGCGGAAGGGGACCCCTATGAGGTCGAGCTGCTGGACTCGGCGCGGCGGGTGGCCCGGATGGTGGGGTGGACACGATGGCGCTTCGCCTACCAGAGCGCCAGCGCCACCGGCGAGCCGTGGCTGGGGCCGGATCTCCTGGAGGTCCTGGAGGACATCGCCCGCAAAAGGGAGGCCCAGCACGTGGTGGTCTGCCCCATCGGCTTCGTGGCGGACCACTTGGAGATCCTCTATGACCTGGACGTGGAAGCCCGGGAGGCGGCGGCGCGGTGGGGGCTGGATTTCCGGCGCACCCGCTCCCTCAACGACGATCCGCTCCTGATCGAGGCCCTGGCCGCGCTGGTCTGCGAGGCCGTCGCCCGGGGATAG
- a CDS encoding tetratricopeptide repeat protein, with protein MKRALALLALLSVGLACRAAPPPSPTPTRDPRLASAREALRQGDPLKALSFLEDFLREHPEAVEARVLLGEAYAQAGRLGEAEAAYREALRRAPADRSARLGLSMALYRSGRLSEAAAELQTLLAQDPREARGHYLLGAVRLQQGRLEEAERAFEAALRLRENFAEAYVGRGAVRFLHGDLAGAEADLRQALAIAPDMPEAHYWLGRLLAQIGQVEEAQRHLRAFLERPAPSPFREETEALLQMLQGASPAR; from the coding sequence ATGAAACGGGCGCTGGCCCTCCTGGCCCTGCTGAGCGTGGGCCTGGCCTGCCGCGCGGCTCCGCCTCCCTCCCCGACTCCCACGCGGGATCCCCGCCTCGCCTCCGCGCGGGAGGCCCTCCGGCAGGGGGATCCCCTGAAGGCCCTTTCCTTTCTGGAAGATTTCCTCCGGGAGCACCCGGAGGCGGTGGAGGCCCGCGTTCTGCTGGGGGAGGCCTACGCCCAGGCCGGCCGCCTGGGTGAAGCGGAGGCCGCCTACCGGGAGGCATTGCGGCGGGCACCCGCGGATCGATCCGCCCGCCTGGGGTTGAGCATGGCGCTTTACCGGAGCGGCCGGCTGAGCGAGGCCGCGGCCGAGCTCCAGACGCTCCTGGCTCAGGATCCCCGGGAGGCCCGCGGACATTATCTGCTGGGCGCGGTGCGGCTCCAGCAGGGTCGCCTGGAGGAGGCAGAGCGGGCCTTCGAGGCGGCTCTCCGGTTGCGGGAGAATTTCGCGGAGGCTTACGTGGGGCGAGGGGCCGTCCGTTTCCTCCACGGGGATCTCGCGGGCGCGGAGGCGGATCTGCGGCAAGCTCTGGCCATCGCCCCGGATATGCCGGAGGCCCACTACTGGCTCGGGCGGCTGCTGGCCCAGATCGGGCAGGTGGAGGAGGCCCAGCGGCACCTGCGCGCCTTCCTGGAGCGCCCCGCGCCCTCCCCGTTCCGCGAGGAGACGGAGGCCTTGCTTCAGATGCTCCAGGGGGCCTCCCCCGCCCGCTGA
- a CDS encoding MBL fold metallo-hydrolase, which translates to MEITWFGLSCFRIRSRTATIVTDPYDKSVGLNLPRLKADIVTISHDAPGHNAIRAIKGEPHVLSGPGEYEISGVFITGLDIRLENRRKRDRERRNTVFLFELEDLRVCHLGDLQHVPSQAEVEEALGEVDVLLVPVGGGGALNAAQAAEVVSLLEPRVVIPMHYRVPGLTLKLDPVQKFLKEMGSEKAPTLDSLKISRSELPEETQVIVLNLQAQEEG; encoded by the coding sequence ATGGAGATCACCTGGTTTGGGTTGAGCTGCTTTCGGATTCGCAGTCGGACAGCGACGATCGTGACGGATCCGTATGATAAGAGCGTGGGGCTGAATCTGCCCCGCCTGAAGGCGGACATCGTCACCATCAGCCACGATGCGCCGGGCCACAATGCGATCCGCGCCATCAAGGGCGAGCCCCATGTCCTGAGCGGACCCGGGGAGTATGAGATCAGCGGGGTGTTTATCACCGGCCTGGATATCCGCCTCGAGAACCGGCGCAAGCGGGATCGGGAGCGACGCAACACGGTCTTCCTCTTCGAGCTGGAGGATCTGCGGGTGTGTCACTTGGGCGACCTTCAGCATGTCCCCTCTCAGGCCGAGGTCGAGGAGGCCCTGGGGGAGGTGGATGTGTTGCTGGTCCCCGTCGGCGGGGGCGGGGCCCTGAACGCCGCCCAGGCGGCCGAGGTCGTCAGCCTCCTGGAGCCCCGGGTGGTGATCCCCATGCACTATCGGGTGCCCGGGCTGACCCTCAAGCTGGACCCCGTCCAGAAGTTCCTCAAGGAGATGGGCAGCGAGAAGGCCCCGACGCTGGACTCTCTGAAGATCTCCCGGAGCGAGCTGCCGGAGGAGACCCAGGTCATCGTGCTCAACCTCCAGGCCCAGGAGGAGGGATGA
- a CDS encoding dihydroorotate dehydrogenase: protein MRRHSDETPSAPDLSCEIAGVRLSNPLVLASGILGTSAALMVRMARLGAGAITAKSATRLPRAGHPSPILFDWGHGLINAVGLTNPGAEGMAAILHEARKELAPMGVPLIASVFAARVEEFVEVARILAAAGPDLIELNLSCPNVAAEYGEMFAASPQATAEAVAAVKAAVPCPVIAKLSPNVPDIARIARAAEEAGADAITAVNTMPGMVIDIEAGRPILTNREGGLSGPALKPIAIRCVYEIARVVRIPIIGTGGVLTGEDAIEMLMAGATAVGVGSAVAYRGLGAFRAIRQEMEAWMRAHGVRCLAEIRGRAHRV from the coding sequence ATGAGGAGGCATTCCGACGAAACCCCGTCGGCGCCGGACCTCTCCTGTGAGATCGCAGGGGTGCGTCTGTCGAACCCGCTGGTGCTCGCCTCAGGGATCCTGGGGACCAGCGCGGCGTTGATGGTCCGGATGGCCCGTCTGGGGGCCGGGGCCATCACCGCCAAGTCGGCCACCCGGCTCCCCCGGGCGGGGCATCCCAGCCCCATCCTCTTCGATTGGGGCCACGGGCTGATCAACGCCGTGGGCCTGACCAACCCGGGTGCCGAGGGGATGGCCGCTATCCTCCACGAGGCCCGCAAAGAGCTGGCCCCCATGGGCGTCCCCCTCATCGCCAGCGTCTTCGCCGCCCGCGTGGAAGAGTTCGTGGAGGTGGCCCGCATCCTGGCGGCGGCGGGGCCGGACCTGATCGAGCTCAACCTCTCGTGCCCCAACGTGGCGGCGGAATACGGGGAGATGTTCGCCGCCAGCCCCCAGGCCACGGCCGAGGCCGTGGCGGCGGTGAAGGCAGCGGTGCCCTGCCCGGTTATCGCCAAGCTGTCCCCCAACGTGCCGGACATCGCCCGCATCGCCCGGGCGGCGGAGGAGGCCGGTGCGGACGCCATCACCGCCGTCAACACGATGCCGGGGATGGTGATCGACATCGAGGCGGGGCGGCCGATCCTCACCAACCGCGAAGGCGGCCTCTCCGGGCCCGCCCTCAAGCCCATCGCCATCCGGTGCGTTTACGAGATCGCCCGGGTCGTGCGCATCCCGATCATCGGCACCGGTGGGGTCCTCACCGGGGAGGACGCCATCGAGATGCTCATGGCCGGGGCGACCGCGGTGGGGGTCGGCTCGGCAGTGGCCTACCGGGGCCTGGGGGCCTTCCGGGCGATCCGTCAGGAGATGGAGGCGTGGATGCGCGCCCACGGCGTCCGGTGCCTGGCGGAGATCCGCGGCCGGGCCCACCGGGTGTAG